In Deltaproteobacteria bacterium, a single genomic region encodes these proteins:
- a CDS encoding helicase — MPKRVSKTGSELFIVDNSDDDWKVVRYLHDWCQLSKAIDVATGYFEIGSLLALKEEWQQVDHIRILMGDEVSLRTKNIFAAGLTKVTNRLDSSLELEKQKNDFLVGVPAIAEAIRSGKITCRVYRKDKFHAKAYITHARLEVIGSSALVGSANFTYPGITENIELNVQITGQPVTVLQEWYEEHWNEAEDVTPDILRTIERHTREYSPFEVYAKALQEFFRGHELTASEWEQHGGSKIYPILDQYQREGYHALMKIANRYSGAFLCDGVGLGKTFVGLMLIERLVAYERKRVALFVPKGARKPVWEKELRRYLPHLFGDFSNVVVFNHTDLLRGGEFPDRLKRIKEMADVIVIDEAHHFRNTGVRGEEGERQSRYWQLYDIAEGKTMFLLTATPVNNRLTDLQHMMELFSRRQADYFKDAPLGVHSLPGHFRRMEKELEHLIFQKNEVSNGLETNLAEAEQVLVNDALFRSLVIQRSRAYVKKSQLQHGGSLTMFPQREDPKVVEYSVKKTYGRLLSQLEAAFSKEKPLFSLALYYPLAYYKGSDSSINPLEEGRQREVVGLIRTQFLKRFESSAQSFEISCQALLLKLLAWVTKHSQTEAEKQRLDRWTRQHKELIDYVREKQIEFQEDEGDWDEEDVISEEMLEAVEALDRNEFKVEEILAETYLDLDQLAEFLGELKKFKPSHDDKLKALLRLLKTDPVLKKHKVLIFTEFMDTARYLKQQLTSADISGVDEVDSQVKRDRGEIIRQFAPYYNGSSSMQLTEEGLDETRVLISTDVLSEGLNLQDATRLINYELHWNPVRLMQRIGRVDRRMNPEIEAQLVADHPNQKSMRGRVAYWNFLPPDELDELLRLYQRVSYKTLRISKTFGIEGKKLLTPQDDYEALKDFMESYEGATSPSEDMHLEYQQLLKDYPDLPARLTTLPGRVFSGKHHPAADTKAVFFCFALPAPGARVQEEERNDAGVWTEEAGSVKWYLYDLATGKITDEPTEIIGSIRSTPETPRKHNIPNETLSDIRAKLEKHLKNTYLKQVQAPVGVKPILRAWMELS, encoded by the coding sequence ATGCCGAAACGAGTCAGCAAAACCGGAAGCGAACTCTTTATCGTCGATAACAGCGACGATGATTGGAAAGTCGTGCGCTATCTTCACGATTGGTGTCAGCTTTCCAAAGCGATCGATGTCGCAACAGGTTATTTTGAAATCGGCTCCCTCCTCGCTCTCAAAGAGGAATGGCAACAGGTCGATCACATCCGCATCTTGATGGGCGACGAGGTTTCTCTCCGAACGAAGAATATCTTCGCTGCTGGCCTTACGAAGGTTACGAATCGCCTCGACTCCAGTCTAGAGCTAGAAAAACAAAAGAATGATTTCCTTGTCGGGGTGCCCGCTATTGCCGAAGCGATCCGTTCTGGAAAGATCACGTGCCGGGTCTATCGCAAAGATAAATTTCACGCCAAAGCCTACATTACTCATGCCCGTCTTGAGGTCATTGGCTCCAGCGCTTTAGTGGGTTCCGCCAACTTCACCTATCCAGGCATCACGGAGAACATAGAGCTGAACGTCCAGATCACTGGGCAGCCGGTCACTGTCCTGCAGGAATGGTACGAAGAGCATTGGAATGAAGCGGAAGACGTGACCCCTGACATCCTCCGCACAATCGAGCGTCATACGCGTGAGTATTCACCTTTCGAGGTATACGCCAAGGCGTTGCAGGAATTCTTCCGTGGCCATGAGCTGACTGCGAGTGAGTGGGAGCAGCACGGCGGTTCCAAAATCTATCCAATCCTTGACCAATACCAGCGAGAGGGCTACCACGCGCTGATGAAGATCGCGAACCGCTACAGCGGGGCCTTCCTCTGCGATGGTGTGGGACTGGGGAAGACCTTCGTTGGGTTAATGCTGATAGAGCGACTGGTTGCATACGAGCGGAAACGTGTTGCCCTCTTCGTTCCCAAAGGGGCACGTAAGCCTGTGTGGGAAAAAGAGTTACGGAGATATCTGCCACACCTTTTTGGCGACTTCAGTAATGTGGTGGTTTTCAATCACACCGATCTTTTGCGTGGTGGAGAGTTTCCGGACAGGCTCAAACGCATCAAGGAAATGGCCGACGTCATCGTTATCGATGAAGCTCACCATTTCCGGAATACCGGCGTACGCGGGGAAGAAGGAGAACGACAATCCCGCTACTGGCAACTGTACGACATCGCCGAAGGGAAGACGATGTTTCTGTTGACCGCCACTCCGGTGAACAATCGCTTGACTGACCTCCAGCACATGATGGAGCTGTTCTCACGGCGTCAGGCCGACTACTTCAAGGACGCTCCTTTAGGCGTTCACTCGCTGCCCGGCCATTTCCGTAGGATGGAAAAAGAATTGGAGCATCTCATCTTCCAGAAAAATGAGGTATCGAACGGGCTGGAGACCAATCTTGCCGAGGCTGAACAGGTGCTGGTGAATGACGCACTTTTTCGTTCCTTAGTCATCCAGCGTAGTCGCGCCTATGTAAAAAAGAGCCAACTGCAACACGGCGGCTCCCTGACGATGTTTCCACAACGCGAGGACCCCAAAGTCGTCGAATACTCGGTGAAGAAAACCTATGGCCGGCTCCTCTCGCAACTGGAAGCCGCGTTCTCGAAGGAGAAGCCGCTGTTCTCCTTGGCTCTCTACTATCCGCTTGCGTATTACAAAGGCTCAGACTCGTCGATCAATCCCTTAGAGGAAGGGCGTCAGCGAGAGGTAGTCGGTCTTATCCGCACGCAATTCTTGAAGCGGTTCGAAAGCTCAGCGCAGTCTTTCGAGATATCCTGCCAGGCGCTCCTCCTCAAGCTTCTCGCTTGGGTGACGAAACACAGCCAGACCGAGGCCGAAAAGCAGCGGCTGGATCGTTGGACTCGTCAGCATAAGGAGTTGATCGATTACGTCCGAGAGAAGCAAATTGAATTCCAGGAAGATGAAGGAGATTGGGACGAAGAAGACGTCATCTCTGAGGAGATGCTCGAAGCCGTTGAGGCACTGGACCGTAACGAGTTCAAAGTCGAAGAGATTCTCGCAGAAACGTATTTGGACCTTGACCAATTGGCGGAGTTCCTTGGTGAGTTGAAGAAGTTTAAGCCGTCGCACGATGACAAATTGAAAGCGCTCTTGAGGCTGCTGAAAACCGATCCTGTCCTCAAGAAACATAAGGTCCTGATCTTCACCGAATTTATGGACACGGCGCGTTATCTCAAACAGCAACTGACGAGCGCCGACATCAGTGGAGTCGATGAAGTCGATAGCCAAGTAAAACGAGATCGTGGAGAGATTATCCGGCAATTCGCTCCGTATTATAATGGCTCGTCGAGTATGCAGCTTACCGAAGAAGGGCTAGATGAAACACGCGTCCTCATTTCGACGGATGTGCTCTCGGAAGGGTTGAACCTGCAGGATGCTACGCGACTCATCAATTACGAACTGCATTGGAACCCGGTCCGCCTGATGCAGCGCATTGGCCGGGTGGACCGACGCATGAACCCGGAAATCGAGGCTCAGCTTGTTGCAGATCACCCTAATCAGAAATCCATGCGGGGGCGAGTTGCGTACTGGAACTTTTTGCCGCCGGATGAACTCGATGAGTTGCTGAGACTGTACCAACGAGTTTCTTATAAGACGCTCCGCATTTCCAAAACCTTCGGCATCGAAGGGAAAAAACTCCTCACACCCCAGGATGACTATGAAGCCTTGAAGGACTTCATGGAATCCTACGAGGGCGCGACCTCGCCATCCGAAGATATGCACTTGGAGTACCAACAACTGCTGAAAGACTACCCAGACTTGCCTGCGAGGCTGACCACGCTGCCAGGACGGGTATTCAGTGGCAAACATCATCCTGCGGCAGACACCAAAGCGGTATTCTTTTGTTTCGCCCTTCCCGCTCCAGGAGCCAGAGTGCAAGAAGAAGAGCGAAACGACGCAGGCGTGTGGACCGAGGAGGCTGGGAGCGTGAAGTGGTATCTCTACGATCTCGCAACCGGCAAGATTACCGATGAACCAACAGAGATCATCGGCTCGATTCGCAGCACGCCGGAGACACCGCGTAAGCACAACATCCCGAACGAGACGCTGTCTGACATCCGGGCAAAATTGGAGAAGCACCTCAAGAACACGTACCTGAAGCAGGTCCAGGCTCCGGTTGGGGTGAAGCCGATTCTTAGAGCATGGATGGAACTGAGCTAG
- a CDS encoding N-6 DNA methylase, which produces MHVLGWDGADTVLKLEHVATTLENTLRWPANTSDHDAWRKQWITPFRHKIGHIIRTADMLAEVLAQLARSIRDRARVMIGAESDRGPLTKLYKAFQAALIHDLTEESFADTYAQTITYGLLTAAISRTEMSAGRHGTAFVADNVTDMVPITNPFLREMLDTFLKVGGRKNDLDFDELGIQDVVELLRGDETDLPAILRDFGNRTRGEDPVIHFYEHFLSAYNKQLKIQRGVFYTPQPVVSYIVRGVHELLQTEFGLEDGLADTTTWGAMLKKHPGMKLPPLTDEPGEKRTISPDEPFVQILDPATGTATFLVEVIDVIHRTLTAKWKQQRLTDAQRQAAWNDYVPKHLLPRLHGYELMMAPYAIAHMKIGLKLYETGYRFGSNERARIYLTNSLEPWVKQLPLVGFDALAHEAAAVNEIKWYKRFTVVIGNPPYSISSANRGNWIEGLMADYKQGLGETNLNSLSDDYIKFIRLTQHLTKASGSAVVGLITNNSFLDGITHRRIRELLLGDNHARVVNLHGSVMQRDEIPASSSDENVFDIQQGVAISIFSPRAPAMEQSVSYADLIGTRADKYARLALSRVPESKELHPQSPYFFFKPKGLGDDVEYLTGFPLNKAFINYSSGIKFRKDNLLVKKHFTRESVEQMLRDVARLADADLLAEYEFDETPDWKLKDKRHLFAKWKSEDIVKVMYRALDFRYAFYPLDRANQIIVRGDSRVELMKHVLLHKNIGLQFNRQIVGDSVSHFLASRVPTSQGTFYLGNKGQDYFAPLYLFGSDDDRRNLFSSSGARPNFTPDFLTAIAGALRVKRDVHGLPAGLTPEDIFHYAYAVFHSPGYRSRYAEFLKIDFPRLPMNSVMGWSSLGDSSRCRAVSSPPSRASTRNSSRFPVSGRRNPEVEKISWSKNTVWVDKAQTTGFVGVPEAVWNFHIGGYQVCEKWLKDRKGRRLTAADITHYQKIVVALSETIRLMEEIDDVIETYGGWPLK; this is translated from the coding sequence TTGCATGTGCTCGGCTGGGACGGCGCTGACACCGTTCTCAAACTGGAACATGTCGCTACGACACTGGAGAATACACTCCGTTGGCCTGCAAATACCTCGGACCATGACGCCTGGCGAAAGCAATGGATTACCCCGTTTCGCCACAAGATCGGCCATATTATTCGCACCGCCGACATGTTGGCGGAAGTGTTGGCTCAACTCGCACGGAGCATCCGTGATCGCGCCCGCGTCATGATTGGTGCCGAATCTGACCGTGGCCCCCTCACTAAACTCTACAAAGCCTTCCAGGCCGCCCTTATTCACGACCTTACCGAAGAAAGCTTCGCCGACACCTACGCCCAGACTATCACCTACGGCCTGCTTACTGCCGCCATCTCCCGTACCGAGATGAGTGCGGGTCGGCACGGCACGGCTTTCGTTGCTGACAACGTCACCGACATGGTGCCCATCACTAACCCCTTCCTGCGTGAAATGCTCGATACCTTTCTCAAAGTCGGTGGGCGCAAGAACGACCTCGATTTCGACGAACTCGGCATTCAGGACGTGGTCGAACTCCTGCGTGGCGACGAGACCGACTTGCCCGCCATTCTGCGCGACTTCGGCAACCGCACGCGTGGCGAAGACCCGGTCATTCACTTTTACGAGCACTTCCTCAGCGCCTATAACAAGCAGCTCAAAATTCAGCGCGGCGTCTTCTATACCCCGCAGCCCGTAGTTTCTTATATCGTCCGCGGCGTTCACGAACTCCTGCAAACCGAGTTCGGCCTTGAAGATGGTCTCGCCGACACCACCACTTGGGGTGCGATGCTGAAAAAGCACCCCGGAATGAAGCTCCCGCCGCTCACCGATGAGCCGGGCGAAAAGCGCACTATCTCCCCGGACGAACCCTTCGTGCAAATCCTCGACCCCGCTACCGGCACCGCTACGTTCCTCGTTGAGGTCATCGACGTCATCCATCGCACCCTCACGGCAAAGTGGAAACAGCAGCGCCTCACCGACGCACAACGGCAGGCCGCATGGAACGATTACGTGCCCAAGCACTTGCTTCCGCGCCTCCACGGCTACGAACTGATGATGGCCCCCTACGCCATCGCCCACATGAAAATCGGACTGAAGCTCTACGAGACTGGCTACCGCTTTGGCAGCAATGAACGTGCCCGTATCTACCTCACCAACAGCCTCGAACCATGGGTAAAACAGCTCCCGCTCGTTGGCTTCGACGCCCTCGCCCACGAAGCCGCCGCCGTCAACGAGATCAAATGGTATAAACGTTTCACCGTCGTCATCGGCAACCCGCCGTACAGCATCAGTTCAGCAAACCGTGGAAACTGGATTGAAGGACTGATGGCCGACTACAAACAGGGGCTTGGCGAAACCAACCTGAACTCGCTTTCGGACGACTACATCAAGTTCATCCGGCTCACCCAGCATTTAACAAAAGCAAGCGGAAGCGCGGTGGTCGGGCTTATCACCAACAACTCATTTTTGGACGGCATCACGCACCGCAGAATCAGAGAACTCCTTTTGGGCGACAATCACGCGAGAGTAGTAAATCTTCACGGGAGCGTCATGCAACGAGACGAAATCCCGGCGTCTAGCTCCGACGAAAACGTGTTCGACATTCAACAAGGCGTTGCGATTTCGATTTTCTCGCCGCGTGCGCCCGCGATGGAGCAAAGCGTCAGCTACGCCGACTTGATTGGGACTCGTGCGGATAAATACGCGCGACTGGCATTGAGTCGGGTTCCCGAATCGAAAGAACTTCACCCACAGTCGCCATATTTCTTCTTCAAGCCTAAGGGGCTAGGCGACGACGTCGAATATCTGACGGGATTTCCGCTGAACAAGGCATTCATCAACTACTCGAGCGGCATCAAGTTCCGAAAGGACAATCTTCTGGTGAAGAAACACTTCACGAGAGAGAGCGTGGAGCAAATGTTACGGGATGTCGCTCGGCTCGCTGACGCTGACCTTCTGGCAGAATATGAATTTGATGAGACGCCCGACTGGAAGCTGAAGGATAAGCGACACCTTTTCGCCAAGTGGAAGTCAGAGGACATTGTGAAGGTCATGTATCGCGCACTCGATTTCCGATACGCATTCTACCCATTGGACAGAGCGAACCAAATCATCGTCCGGGGTGATTCGCGCGTTGAGTTGATGAAGCATGTTCTCCTTCACAAGAACATCGGACTTCAGTTCAACCGGCAGATTGTGGGCGATTCCGTTTCGCACTTTCTTGCGAGCCGGGTTCCCACTTCACAAGGCACTTTCTACCTCGGCAACAAAGGACAAGACTACTTTGCGCCGCTCTATCTCTTTGGCAGCGACGACGACCGTAGGAACTTGTTCTCGTCAAGCGGCGCACGGCCTAACTTCACGCCCGACTTCCTCACAGCAATTGCTGGAGCACTTCGCGTTAAGCGGGATGTTCATGGTCTGCCCGCCGGCCTGACGCCCGAAGACATCTTCCACTACGCCTACGCGGTGTTTCACAGCCCGGGCTATCGGAGCCGTTACGCCGAGTTTCTGAAGATCGATTTCCCACGCCTGCCGATGAACTCGGTGATGGGCTGGTCGAGCTTGGGCGATTCCAGCAGGTGCAGAGCGGTGAGTTCGCCGCCGAGCCGGGCCAGCACGCGGAACAGCTCCAGGTTCCCGGTCAGCGGCAGGCGGAATCCCGAGGTCGAAAAAATCTCGTGGTCCAAGAACACCGTATGGGTGGACAAGGCGCAGACCACGGGCTTTGTCGGCGTGCCCGAAGCGGTGTGGAACTTCCACATCGGCGGCTACCAGGTCTGCGAGAAATGGCTCAAAGACCGCAAGGGTCGTAGACTCACGGCCGCAGACATCACGCATTATCAGAAGATTGTGGTGGCCCTCTCCGAAACCATTCGGCTCATGGAGGAAATCGACGACGTGATCGAAACATATGGCGGCTGGCCATTGAAGTGA
- a CDS encoding DUF3800 domain-containing protein, which produces MSDLFDSAPPSEPSSPQVQWLFVDEAGDPTLFHSSGRPIVGTPGCSRFFIIGKLEVEEPDSLAKALTDLRQDLLADPYFAGVESFRSEREKTALLFHAKDDLPEVRYRVFNLLRSAGKTLRFHAVVCDKLALLNRETEQRQQNPAYRYQPDGIYDGLIRSLFSKFHRLADRYEVCVAKRGSKDRNHALQLAIAQAERDFERTFGFSRGGKDVWQVTISNPQKTVCLQAADYFLWALQRFYEVRRHKETNEEIREDRFLNILWPQIGEIHDLDFGAAHGTFFTAQRPLTLEDRFGKKQKRKKKKL; this is translated from the coding sequence GTGAGTGACTTGTTCGACAGCGCGCCGCCATCAGAGCCGAGCTCACCTCAAGTACAGTGGCTGTTCGTCGATGAAGCTGGTGACCCTACACTTTTCCATAGTTCTGGCAGACCCATCGTGGGTACGCCTGGCTGTTCGCGTTTCTTCATCATTGGCAAACTGGAGGTAGAGGAGCCTGACTCGCTTGCAAAGGCGCTCACCGACTTACGGCAAGATCTGCTCGCGGACCCCTACTTTGCCGGAGTCGAGTCCTTCCGTTCCGAACGGGAAAAAACCGCGCTATTGTTCCATGCGAAAGACGATCTGCCGGAGGTCCGTTATCGCGTATTCAATCTGCTCCGTTCCGCTGGGAAGACGCTTCGGTTCCATGCGGTGGTCTGTGACAAACTCGCTTTACTGAACCGCGAGACAGAGCAGCGTCAGCAGAACCCGGCTTACCGTTATCAGCCGGACGGTATTTATGACGGCCTGATCCGTTCGTTGTTCTCAAAGTTCCACCGCCTTGCCGACCGTTACGAGGTGTGTGTAGCCAAGCGCGGCAGCAAAGATCGAAATCACGCGCTTCAGCTAGCCATTGCACAGGCGGAACGAGACTTCGAGCGGACATTCGGCTTCTCTCGAGGAGGGAAAGATGTGTGGCAGGTTACTATCTCAAACCCTCAAAAGACTGTCTGCCTGCAAGCAGCGGATTATTTCCTTTGGGCGCTGCAACGGTTCTACGAAGTACGCCGCCATAAAGAAACAAACGAAGAGATTCGTGAAGATCGATTCTTGAACATCCTATGGCCGCAGATCGGTGAGATTCATGATCTCGATTTCGGCGCGGCGCATGGGACGTTTTTCACAGCTCAGCGACCACTCACCCTTGAAGATAGGTTTGGAAAGAAGCAGAAGCGAAAAAAGAAAAAGCTGTGA
- a CDS encoding glucose 1-dehydrogenase gives MGRLEGKVAVITGGSGGIGIAAGRLFTREGAKVLLVDLQEEPLQKAVQNIGGDAVSYAVADVTQPEQVQAYVRTAVERYSGVDISLQNAGIEGVVQSITDYPLEVFDRVLAVNVRGVWLGLKYLMPEMQKRGGGSIVITSSVAGIRGTPGVSAYVTSKHAVIGMMRVAALEGAEHKIRVNTVNPAPIETRMMRSLEEGFAPGAAMHAKERIAATVPLRRYGSPEEVADVMLFLASDDSRYCTGGVYMVDGGISAR, from the coding sequence ATGGGTCGTTTAGAAGGAAAGGTCGCGGTGATTACCGGCGGGTCCGGCGGCATTGGCATCGCCGCCGGTCGGCTGTTCACACGCGAAGGCGCGAAAGTGTTGTTGGTCGATTTACAAGAAGAACCGCTGCAAAAAGCGGTGCAAAACATCGGCGGCGATGCCGTGAGTTACGCGGTTGCGGATGTGACGCAACCTGAGCAGGTGCAAGCCTACGTGCGCACGGCCGTGGAACGATACAGCGGCGTCGATATCTCGCTGCAAAACGCGGGCATCGAAGGCGTGGTCCAATCTATCACTGACTATCCGCTCGAGGTTTTCGATAGAGTGCTAGCGGTCAACGTGCGCGGCGTGTGGCTCGGGCTCAAATACCTGATGCCGGAAATGCAGAAACGCGGCGGTGGCAGCATCGTCATTACCTCGTCGGTGGCCGGCATTCGCGGCACGCCCGGCGTTTCGGCCTACGTCACCAGCAAGCATGCGGTGATCGGCATGATGCGCGTCGCGGCGCTCGAAGGCGCGGAACATAAAATCCGCGTCAACACGGTGAACCCCGCGCCCATCGAAACCCGCATGATGCGCTCGCTCGAAGAAGGGTTCGCCCCTGGCGCAGCAATGCATGCGAAAGAACGCATCGCCGCCACCGTTCCCCTGCGGCGCTACGGCTCGCCGGAGGAAGTGGCCGACGTGATGTTGTTCCTCGCTAGCGATGACAGCCGCTACTGCACCGGCGGGGTGTACATGGTCGATGGCGGTATTTCGGCGCGATAG
- a CDS encoding amidase has translation MNNIDLCFLTATDLVRRIRRKEISCREVMEAQLAQIERVNPRVNAIVTLLPEQALEQARAADEALAKGGDLGPLQGLPIAHKDLVLTKGIRTTLGSRIFKDFVPEQDEIIVERLRAAGAIAIGKTNTPEFGAGSQTFNEVFGETLNPYDLTKTCGGSSGGAAVALACGMMPIADGSDLGGSLRNPASFCNVVGFRPSPGRVPTWPHRVGWFPLPVEGPMARTVQDVALLLSVMAGPDQRTPIAISDPGERFRQPLERDFKNVHLAWSPDLGGLPVDPRVTTAIDAQRQTFLSLGCAIEEATPDFADADEVFRVWRAWYFDLALGDLLPTHRHLMKDTVIWNIEEGAKLTGPQIGRAEKKRTELYHRVRRFLERYEFLILPVSQVPPFDVKQRYITEINGVPMATYLDWMRSCYFISVTGLPAISVPCGFTPEGLPVGVQIVGRHHDDWGVLQLAHAFEQATGFWRQRPVIAQ, from the coding sequence ATGAATAACATCGACCTCTGTTTCCTCACCGCCACCGACCTTGTCCGCCGTATTCGTCGGAAAGAGATCTCCTGCCGCGAAGTCATGGAAGCGCAGCTCGCACAGATTGAGCGCGTGAATCCGCGTGTCAATGCGATCGTCACGTTGCTGCCCGAACAGGCTTTGGAACAAGCACGAGCTGCCGATGAGGCGCTGGCGAAAGGCGGCGATCTCGGGCCGCTCCAGGGCCTGCCGATCGCGCATAAAGATCTCGTCCTGACCAAAGGCATCCGGACGACCTTGGGTTCTCGGATCTTCAAAGACTTCGTGCCGGAGCAGGATGAGATTATCGTCGAGCGCTTACGTGCGGCAGGCGCTATCGCCATCGGCAAGACCAACACGCCCGAGTTTGGCGCGGGGTCGCAGACGTTTAACGAGGTCTTTGGGGAAACGCTGAACCCCTATGACCTGACGAAAACGTGTGGCGGTAGCAGCGGCGGCGCGGCGGTAGCGCTGGCATGCGGCATGATGCCGATTGCCGACGGCAGCGATTTAGGCGGTTCGCTACGCAATCCCGCCAGCTTCTGCAACGTGGTCGGGTTCCGCCCTTCTCCTGGCCGGGTGCCGACCTGGCCGCATCGCGTGGGCTGGTTTCCACTGCCCGTGGAAGGGCCGATGGCACGCACGGTACAGGATGTTGCGCTGCTGCTCAGCGTCATGGCCGGGCCGGACCAGCGCACACCGATTGCCATTAGCGACCCCGGAGAAAGATTTCGCCAGCCGCTGGAGCGCGACTTCAAAAACGTGCATTTGGCGTGGAGTCCAGACCTCGGGGGCTTGCCGGTCGACCCGCGAGTAACAACGGCAATCGACGCGCAACGCCAGACCTTTCTGTCGTTAGGCTGTGCGATTGAAGAGGCCACCCCGGACTTCGCCGACGCGGATGAAGTCTTTCGGGTCTGGCGTGCGTGGTACTTCGATCTGGCGCTCGGCGATCTTCTGCCCACGCACCGTCACCTGATGAAAGATACGGTGATTTGGAACATCGAAGAAGGCGCGAAACTCACCGGCCCACAAATCGGGCGTGCGGAGAAGAAGCGCACGGAACTCTACCACCGCGTCCGTCGGTTTCTCGAACGCTACGAGTTTCTGATTCTCCCGGTCTCTCAAGTGCCGCCCTTCGATGTGAAGCAGCGCTACATCACCGAAATCAATGGCGTACCGATGGCCACCTATCTCGACTGGATGCGCTCGTGTTATTTCATCAGCGTGACCGGTCTCCCGGCTATTTCCGTGCCGTGCGGATTTACGCCGGAAGGCTTGCCAGTCGGCGTGCAAATCGTCGGACGGCATCATGATGACTGGGGTGTGCTTCAGCTCGCACATGCTTTCGAGCAAGCCACGGGCTTCTGGCGGCAACGTCCGGTCATTGCGCAGTAA